A DNA window from Paraclostridium bifermentans contains the following coding sequences:
- the nrdF gene encoding class 1b ribonucleoside-diphosphate reductase subunit beta, whose translation MTFNSKSIHKAVNWNVEDDGFTQAFWDQNVKQFWLPEEISVSKDLKTWADLSESEKELYKKVLAGLTLLDTKQGNNGVPSMMSLTDNLQRKAVLSFMGTMEEIHAKSYSSIFMTLLTTPQIEELFNWIETEPTLQKKAELILDQYENTNDQRSLYLSMVTSVFLESFLFYSGFFYPLYLAGQGKMVASGEIISLILRDESLHGKYIGLLAQEIYDSFKEEDKLVLKEKIYKIFKDLMDNEIEYTKKIYNGSGLVEEVITFLQYNANRALENLGFDKYYEVGEINPIVLNGLSTETKSHDFFSTKGNGYQKGIYEELEDEDFII comes from the coding sequence ATGACATTTAATTCAAAATCAATACACAAAGCTGTAAACTGGAATGTTGAAGATGATGGTTTTACACAAGCTTTTTGGGATCAAAATGTAAAACAATTTTGGCTACCAGAAGAAATATCAGTTTCTAAGGATTTAAAAACTTGGGCAGATCTAAGTGAAAGTGAAAAAGAATTGTACAAGAAAGTTTTAGCCGGACTTACGTTATTAGATACAAAACAAGGAAATAATGGAGTCCCATCTATGATGAGTTTAACTGATAACCTTCAAAGAAAAGCTGTTTTATCTTTTATGGGAACAATGGAAGAAATACATGCCAAAAGTTACTCATCTATATTTATGACACTTTTAACTACTCCTCAAATAGAGGAATTGTTTAACTGGATAGAAACAGAACCGACATTACAAAAAAAAGCTGAATTGATATTAGATCAATATGAAAATACTAATGACCAAAGAAGTTTATATTTATCAATGGTGACTAGTGTATTTTTAGAAAGTTTCTTGTTCTATTCAGGATTCTTTTATCCACTATACCTAGCTGGTCAAGGCAAAATGGTTGCAAGTGGAGAAATAATATCATTAATACTTAGAGATGAATCTTTACATGGTAAATATATAGGACTTTTAGCTCAAGAAATATATGATAGTTTTAAGGAAGAAGATAAATTAGTGCTAAAGGAGAAAATATATAAGATATTTAAAGATTTAATGGATAATGAAATAGAGTATACAAAAAAGATTTATAATGGAAGTGGACTTGTTGAAGAAGTTATAACATTCTTACAGTATAATGCTAATAGAGCTTTAGAAAACTTAGGTTTTGATAAGTATTATGAAGTAGGAGAAATAAATCCTATAGTTTTAAATGGATTAAGCACTGAAACTAAATCACACGATTTCTTTTCAACTAAAGGTAATGGATATCAAAAAGGAATTTATGAAGAGCTAGAGGATGAAGATTTCATTATATAA
- a CDS encoding CPBP family intramembrane glutamic endopeptidase, with protein MKKVKTFLVITFILTWVIAVGLMIQDGYKNPYAIVIIMGCMFMPAIGVMLTTIITKGSIKDVWAKPNLKGNIKYYLIAWLLPFLLIILGIVVYYLVFPGNFDGSMSTMINATKEQLSSAGQSIPTDNQLKTMLLTQIVTSIFVAPIINFIPCLGEELGWRGYLLPNLLEKFTPLKATIISGVIWGIWHAPMIAMGHNYGLGYPTAPWGGIFAMTIFCIFLGSILSYVTLKTKSCIPAVISHAMINGFAGTGVLFMKGNISNPFIGPMPMGILGGIGIILGGLVCYKIISKMDSKNKLYNY; from the coding sequence ATGAAAAAAGTAAAAACGTTTTTAGTTATAACATTTATACTAACTTGGGTTATAGCTGTTGGTCTTATGATACAAGATGGATATAAAAATCCATATGCTATTGTAATTATAATGGGATGCATGTTTATGCCAGCTATAGGTGTTATGTTAACAACAATAATAACAAAAGGTAGTATTAAGGATGTGTGGGCTAAACCAAATTTAAAGGGGAATATAAAATATTATTTAATTGCATGGCTTTTACCATTTTTACTTATAATTTTGGGAATTGTAGTGTATTACTTAGTGTTCCCTGGAAACTTTGATGGAAGTATGAGTACAATGATAAATGCAACAAAAGAACAATTATCTTCAGCTGGACAGTCAATACCAACTGATAATCAATTAAAAACAATGTTATTAACTCAAATTGTTACATCTATTTTCGTAGCACCTATAATAAACTTTATACCATGTTTAGGAGAAGAACTTGGTTGGAGAGGATATTTACTTCCAAACTTACTAGAAAAATTCACACCGCTAAAAGCAACTATTATAAGTGGAGTGATATGGGGAATATGGCATGCTCCTATGATTGCTATGGGACATAACTATGGACTTGGGTATCCTACCGCACCTTGGGGTGGAATATTTGCGATGACAATATTTTGTATATTTTTAGGCTCAATTCTTTCTTATGTAACATTAAAAACTAAAAGTTGTATACCAGCGGTTATATCGCATGCTATGATAAATGGATTTGCTGGAACAGGAGTTTTATTTATGAAAGGTAATATATCAAATCCATTTATAGGACCTATGCCAATGGGAATTTTAGGAGGAATAGGAATTATATTAGGTGGGTTAGTATGTTATAAGATAATATCAAAAATGGATTCTAAAAACAAATTATATAATTATTAG
- a CDS encoding AraC family transcriptional regulator, which translates to MNKIGIFSTDLKPSSELYIFECGFEHCEPRDPYQYEHIDYYLIHYIIEGEGLFFIKDKVHHLKAGDGFFIPPNTDNNYYPTDENPWVYRWIGVNGSKAKELFSLCGFSDENYIFRYDKDNSLDKLFEKVYLNCNSNSLFNALGYLYQILSLLMSEHSNLSLQKKSISQSYISKSLEFIDNNFDKNISVSDISDFLNIDRSHFYKMFKLHMMTTPQQYLIEYKLKKACDLLRKSSYSVCEISNLVGFSSQSHFSKTFKRNLNLTPLEYRCLFVK; encoded by the coding sequence ATGAATAAAATAGGAATTTTTTCAACAGATTTAAAACCAAGCTCAGAATTATACATATTCGAATGTGGATTTGAGCATTGCGAGCCTAGAGATCCCTATCAATATGAACATATAGATTACTATTTAATACATTACATAATTGAAGGTGAAGGTTTATTTTTTATAAAAGATAAAGTTCATCATTTAAAGGCTGGAGATGGATTTTTTATACCCCCTAATACAGACAACAATTACTACCCTACTGATGAAAATCCTTGGGTTTATCGTTGGATCGGTGTAAATGGTTCTAAAGCAAAAGAACTTTTTAGTTTATGTGGTTTTTCAGATGAAAATTATATATTTAGATATGATAAAGATAATAGTTTGGATAAATTATTTGAAAAAGTGTACCTAAACTGTAATTCAAACAGTTTATTTAATGCATTAGGATACTTATATCAAATACTATCATTACTTATGAGTGAACATTCAAATTTATCTTTACAAAAAAAATCTATATCTCAGTCTTATATATCTAAGTCCCTAGAATTTATTGATAATAACTTTGATAAAAATATTTCTGTTTCAGACATATCTGATTTTTTAAATATTGATAGAAGTCATTTTTATAAAATGTTTAAATTGCATATGATGACTACTCCACAACAATACCTAATTGAGTATAAGTTAAAAAAAGCATGTGATTTACTAAGAAAAAGTAGTTACTCTGTATGTGAAATTAGCAACTTAGTTGGTTTTTCTTCTCAGTCACACTTTTCAAAAACATTTAAAAGAAATCTTAATTTAACACCTCTTGAATATAGGTGTTTATTTGTAAAATAA
- the ebgA gene encoding beta-galactosidase subunit alpha — protein sequence MKLWENINIDGINRLNSRAHFLSFSSEKLALIGEKKYTHNHKCLNGSWKFLFLDAPEYSPEGFYKEEFNTDSWNNIIVPGNWQLQGYGKMHYSDLWYNFPINPPYVPTENPTGIYKRNFFIDESWISEKVILKFNGVDSAYNVWINGQEIGYSKGARIQSEFDITEYIRCGNNECCVRVYQWSDGTYLEDQDMWWLSGIFRDVELYTEPLLGVEDITVVTDLDEDYNDGTLNIDLKFRKYENQKIKFELLDINKKVVFEELVDIDSNFKFSKNVKSPLKWSAEEPNLYTLLISVYKDEDIVQVIPQKIGFRKIEIKGETFTVNGVAIKFKGVNRHDYNPKNGRVVAKEEIEKDILLMKQHNINAVRTAHYPNSHYLYDLCDEYGLYVIDETDLECHGFELTGDYSWISDDPNWELAHVSRIERMMNRDKNHPSILMWSLGNESSFGCNFKAMAKKCKDLDPTRILHYEGDFNVSEVYSTMYTWLERDSNFTMDTIINDIKKPHILCEYCHAMGNGPGNLKDYQDLFYKYDKLQGGFIWEWFDHGIHTVSENGEVYYRYGGDFGDDPSNINFCIDGLIMPDRTVSPGLLEYKKVIEPTQTLPVDLEKGLIKVINRYDFKNLNSLDLIYNIKEDDKVIQSGRVAMPSIEGRNTCEVKVPYNLDFKKVDGASYYLNISYVLNKDCNWANSGHELATAQFELPIKTDKVKVEVKGELEVIKEHFKLIVKGESFKVDFDLVKGNILSITKDEYKILEAGPKLNFWRAPIDNDMYIVEDYKKKYFMHLMHEVVRNVEYSLDNNVLTFKVETINGTTNSAWHYKSTYEYKVFGSGDILINVSGTPSGKIETAPDMLPRIGLKMKLNKDLEHVKYKGRGPGESYSDTKEANLFGVYENTIEGLFTNYVKPQENGNRSDCSWVSLKNDRGMSLMAIAKDKFDFSASYYEDTDLEYAKHTIDLQKRDFIVLNIDYKQNAVGTNSCGQWQLDKYRCKFEEFNLEFRLTIFNNKEINEVNLGREVLI from the coding sequence ATGAAACTTTGGGAAAATATAAATATAGATGGTATAAATAGATTAAATTCAAGAGCTCACTTTTTAAGTTTTTCATCTGAAAAATTAGCGTTAATAGGAGAGAAAAAGTATACTCATAACCACAAATGCTTAAATGGAAGTTGGAAATTTTTATTTTTAGATGCTCCTGAATATTCGCCAGAAGGATTTTATAAAGAAGAATTTAACACAGATAGCTGGAATAATATAATAGTTCCTGGAAATTGGCAATTACAAGGATATGGTAAAATGCATTATTCTGATTTATGGTATAACTTCCCTATAAATCCTCCATATGTTCCTACAGAAAATCCAACTGGCATATACAAGAGAAACTTCTTTATAGATGAGTCTTGGATAAGTGAAAAAGTAATATTAAAGTTTAATGGAGTTGACTCGGCATATAATGTATGGATAAATGGACAAGAGATAGGATATAGCAAAGGGGCTAGGATTCAATCAGAATTTGATATAACAGAGTATATAAGATGTGGAAATAATGAATGTTGTGTAAGAGTATATCAATGGAGTGATGGAACTTACTTAGAGGATCAAGATATGTGGTGGCTAAGTGGAATTTTTAGGGATGTAGAACTATACACGGAACCTTTGTTAGGAGTAGAGGATATAACTGTAGTTACAGATTTAGATGAAGATTATAATGATGGTACTTTAAATATTGATTTGAAATTTAGAAAATATGAAAACCAAAAGATTAAATTTGAGTTACTAGATATAAATAAGAAAGTTGTTTTTGAAGAATTAGTAGATATTGATTCAAATTTTAAGTTTTCAAAAAATGTAAAAAGTCCTTTAAAATGGAGTGCAGAAGAACCTAATTTATATACATTGTTAATTAGTGTGTATAAAGACGAAGATATTGTTCAAGTTATACCTCAGAAGATTGGATTTAGAAAAATTGAAATAAAAGGCGAGACATTTACAGTAAATGGGGTTGCTATAAAGTTTAAAGGTGTAAACAGACATGATTATAATCCTAAAAACGGAAGAGTAGTTGCTAAAGAAGAAATAGAAAAAGATATACTTTTAATGAAACAACATAATATAAATGCAGTTAGAACAGCTCATTATCCTAATTCACATTATTTATATGATTTATGTGATGAGTATGGATTATATGTAATAGACGAAACAGATTTAGAATGTCATGGTTTTGAATTAACAGGAGACTATTCATGGATAAGTGATGACCCTAATTGGGAGTTAGCTCATGTAAGTAGGATAGAACGAATGATGAATAGAGATAAAAACCACCCATCTATATTAATGTGGTCTTTAGGAAATGAATCTTCATTTGGGTGTAACTTTAAAGCTATGGCTAAAAAATGTAAGGACTTAGATCCAACAAGAATTTTACATTATGAAGGAGACTTTAATGTATCAGAAGTATATAGTACAATGTACACTTGGCTAGAAAGAGATAGTAACTTTACAATGGATACTATAATAAACGATATAAAGAAACCTCATATATTATGTGAATATTGCCATGCTATGGGAAATGGGCCAGGAAATTTAAAAGATTATCAAGATTTATTTTACAAATATGACAAGTTACAAGGTGGATTTATATGGGAGTGGTTTGACCATGGAATACATACAGTAAGTGAAAACGGAGAGGTTTACTATAGATATGGTGGAGATTTTGGAGATGATCCAAGTAATATTAACTTCTGTATAGATGGACTTATAATGCCAGATAGAACAGTTTCACCAGGACTTTTAGAATATAAGAAAGTTATAGAGCCTACACAGACACTTCCTGTTGATTTAGAAAAAGGGTTAATAAAAGTTATAAATAGATATGATTTTAAGAACTTAAATTCATTAGATCTTATTTACAATATAAAGGAAGATGATAAAGTAATCCAAAGTGGAAGAGTAGCTATGCCATCTATAGAAGGAAGGAATACTTGCGAAGTTAAAGTTCCTTATAATTTGGATTTTAAAAAGGTTGATGGAGCTAGCTATTATTTAAATATATCCTATGTATTAAATAAAGATTGTAATTGGGCAAACTCAGGTCATGAACTAGCTACGGCACAATTTGAACTACCAATAAAAACTGATAAAGTTAAAGTGGAAGTAAAAGGTGAGCTAGAAGTTATAAAAGAGCACTTCAAATTAATAGTTAAGGGAGAAAGCTTTAAGGTAGATTTCGATTTGGTAAAGGGGAATATATTAAGTATAACTAAAGATGAATATAAGATATTAGAAGCTGGACCTAAACTAAACTTTTGGAGAGCTCCGATAGATAATGATATGTACATTGTAGAAGATTATAAGAAAAAGTATTTCATGCATTTAATGCATGAGGTTGTTAGAAATGTTGAGTATAGTTTAGATAATAATGTACTTACATTTAAGGTCGAAACTATTAATGGTACTACAAATTCTGCTTGGCACTATAAGTCAACTTATGAATACAAGGTATTTGGAAGTGGCGATATTTTAATTAATGTAAGTGGAACACCATCCGGAAAAATTGAAACTGCGCCAGACATGCTACCTAGAATAGGCCTTAAGATGAAATTAAATAAGGATTTAGAACATGTTAAGTATAAAGGTAGAGGACCAGGGGAGTCATATTCAGATACAAAAGAAGCTAATTTATTTGGTGTTTATGAAAATACAATTGAAGGTTTATTTACAAATTATGTAAAACCTCAAGAAAATGGAAATAGAAGTGACTGTTCTTGGGTTAGCTTGAAAAATGACAGGGGTATGAGCTTAATGGCAATAGCTAAAGATAAGTTTGACTTCAGTGCTTCTTATTATGAAGATACAGATTTAGAATATGCTAAACATACTATAGACTTACAAAAAAGAGATTTTATAGTACTTAATATAGACTACAAACAAAATGCTGTGGGGACTAACTCATGTGGGCAATGGCAGCTAGATAAGTATAGATGCAAATTTGAAGAATTTAATTTAGAATTTAGACTAACTATATTTAATAACAAAGAGATTAATGAAGTTAATTTAGGAAGAGAAGTCTTGATATAA
- a CDS encoding galactokinase — MKEKIVDLFKNIFGYRENIRVFFSPGRVNLIGEHTDYNGGNVFPCALSFGTYGAISLRNDKVINMYSKNFDKLGVIKFDIDELKNEDKDDWANYPKGVLYTLKKYGYEINYGFDMVVYGNIPNGAGLSSSASIELLMGVMINDVLDLGIARIDLVKFCQQAENKFIGVNCGIMDQFAIGMGKSDNAILLDCNSLDYKYSKLELNDKVIVIGNTNKRRGLADSKYNKRRNECEQALKELKTKLNINYLGDLSEEEFEDNKHLISSDVNRRRAKHAVYENQRTLKAVEALKNDDIHTFGKLMVESHNSLKNDYEVTGKELDTLVELALEHEATIGSRMTGAGFGGCTVSIVKKELKDCFISEVSRQYKEIIGYEADFYEAEIGNGTKELL; from the coding sequence ATGAAGGAAAAAATAGTGGATTTATTTAAAAATATTTTTGGATATAGAGAAAATATAAGAGTGTTTTTTTCTCCAGGAAGAGTAAATTTAATAGGAGAGCATACTGATTATAACGGGGGAAATGTTTTTCCTTGTGCATTGAGCTTTGGAACTTATGGAGCAATATCTTTAAGAAATGATAAAGTTATAAATATGTATTCTAAGAATTTCGATAAATTAGGTGTGATAAAGTTTGATATAGATGAATTAAAAAATGAAGACAAAGATGATTGGGCAAACTATCCTAAAGGAGTTTTATACACATTAAAAAAATATGGGTATGAAATAAATTATGGTTTTGACATGGTAGTATACGGAAATATTCCAAATGGAGCCGGGTTATCATCATCAGCATCTATAGAATTATTGATGGGGGTAATGATTAATGATGTACTAGATTTAGGAATAGCTAGAATTGACCTAGTTAAATTTTGTCAACAAGCTGAAAATAAGTTTATAGGAGTAAACTGTGGAATAATGGATCAGTTTGCTATAGGTATGGGAAAATCCGATAATGCAATTTTATTAGATTGCAATAGCTTAGATTATAAATATTCAAAGTTAGAATTAAATGATAAGGTAATCGTAATAGGAAACACAAACAAAAGAAGAGGACTTGCAGATTCAAAATATAATAAACGAAGAAATGAATGTGAACAAGCATTGAAAGAATTAAAAACAAAGCTTAATATAAATTACTTAGGAGATCTTAGTGAAGAAGAATTCGAAGATAATAAACACTTAATAAGTAGTGATGTTAATAGAAGGAGAGCAAAGCACGCAGTTTATGAAAATCAAAGGACATTAAAGGCTGTAGAAGCATTAAAAAATGATGATATACACACATTTGGAAAACTTATGGTAGAATCACACAATTCACTTAAAAATGATTATGAAGTAACAGGAAAAGAATTAGATACTTTAGTTGAACTTGCATTAGAACATGAAGCAACTATAGGATCAAGGATGACAGGTGCAGGGTTTGGGGGATGCACTGTATCCATTGTAAAAAAAGAACTGAAAGATTGTTTTATAAGTGAAGTTTCAAGACAATACAAAGAAATAATAGGATATGAAGCTGATTTTTATGAAGCAGAAATAGGAAATGGGACTAAAGAACTGTTATAG
- a CDS encoding UDP-glucose--hexose-1-phosphate uridylyltransferase — protein sequence MSIYIEFERLINYGLKNNLFEKEDMCYIRNSLIELFELDEYVLVDDITDTNNLEDIINNLLNYAYEIGLLESNTSVYRDLLDTKIMSLLIPRPSEVIREFNSRYIEDKVSATNYLYNLSKACDYVRTNRVKENITWKTNTEYGDIDITINLSKPEKDPKAIAQAKLLKESSYPMCMLCKENVGYKGRLNHPARQNLRIVPINLCNKKYYLQYSPYSYYNEHCIIFSDKHEAMKINKSTFDKNLDFVDQFPHYFIGSNADLPIVGGSILSHDHYQGGQHNFAMDNAKVMSEFFIDGYESVKVSIIKWPLSVLRLCSDDKYKISELANYILNHWKTYSDEYVDIYSHTGMTCHNTITPITRKKDDSYEIDLVLRNNKTSERYPDGIFHPHKELHNIKKENIGLIEVLGLAVLPARLKEELKIIKDCLLNEKDEKFIIEKVPIHLNWIKYLKSKYSIFKESNIDQLLKDEVGIVFKRVLEDCGVFKYNKAGEEARGRYIESLKKYIGVKNEI from the coding sequence ATGAGTATATACATTGAATTTGAAAGACTTATAAATTATGGATTGAAAAACAATCTTTTTGAAAAAGAAGATATGTGCTATATAAGAAACTCTCTTATAGAATTATTTGAACTAGATGAGTATGTTTTAGTAGATGATATAACTGATACAAATAATTTAGAAGATATAATTAATAACTTATTAAATTATGCTTATGAGATAGGGCTATTAGAATCTAATACATCAGTATATAGAGATTTATTAGATACAAAAATAATGAGTTTACTTATACCAAGACCATCTGAAGTTATACGAGAATTTAATAGTAGGTATATAGAGGATAAGGTAAGTGCTACAAATTATTTATACAATTTAAGTAAAGCTTGTGACTATGTTAGGACTAATAGGGTTAAAGAAAATATAACTTGGAAAACAAACACTGAGTATGGAGATATCGATATAACTATAAATTTATCTAAACCTGAAAAAGATCCTAAAGCAATCGCTCAAGCTAAGTTATTGAAGGAATCTTCTTATCCAATGTGCATGTTATGTAAAGAAAATGTAGGATATAAAGGCAGATTAAATCACCCTGCAAGACAAAACTTAAGGATTGTACCTATAAATCTATGCAATAAAAAATATTATTTACAGTACTCACCGTACTCATATTACAATGAACACTGCATAATTTTTTCAGACAAACATGAAGCTATGAAAATAAATAAAAGTACTTTTGACAAAAATTTAGATTTTGTAGACCAATTTCCTCATTATTTTATAGGTTCTAATGCAGATTTACCGATTGTAGGAGGATCGATATTAAGTCATGATCATTATCAAGGAGGACAACACAACTTTGCTATGGACAATGCTAAAGTTATGAGTGAGTTTTTTATAGATGGATATGAGAGTGTTAAAGTATCGATTATAAAATGGCCGTTATCTGTACTTAGACTTTGCTCTGATGATAAATATAAAATAAGTGAACTGGCAAACTACATACTAAATCATTGGAAAACTTATTCTGATGAATATGTTGATATATATTCTCACACAGGCATGACTTGTCACAATACAATAACGCCTATTACTAGAAAAAAAGATGATTCATACGAAATAGATTTAGTTTTAAGAAATAATAAAACAAGTGAGCGTTATCCAGATGGTATATTTCATCCCCATAAAGAATTACATAACATAAAAAAAGAAAATATAGGTCTTATAGAAGTTTTAGGATTAGCTGTGCTCCCAGCTAGATTAAAAGAGGAGCTAAAAATAATAAAAGACTGTTTGTTAAATGAAAAAGATGAAAAGTTTATTATTGAAAAGGTTCCTATTCATCTAAATTGGATTAAGTATTTAAAATCTAAATACTCTATATTTAAAGAAAGCAATATAGACCAACTTTTAAAGGATGAAGTAGGGATAGTTTTTAAACGAGTATTAGAAGATTGTGGAGTATTTAAATATAATAAAGCAGGAGAAGAAGCTAGAGGGAGATATATAGAAAGTTTAAAAAAATATATAGGAGTAAAAAATGAAATATAG
- a CDS encoding aldose epimerase family protein, with protein sequence MKYSKKVVGKINDKDIIAHNVLYENGFEFEILNLGGIITKIITPDKDNNFENIVVGYNSIDSYKLNPSYMGAIIGRTSGRISEAIIKVENKKYNLFKNYGENQGHGGKCGFDKKIYEVDSIKEGNSITLNLKAFSKDMEENYPGNLDIKVSFNIRENFNIKQTYKADTDKTTLVNMTNHTYFNLSGNLKEPITKQYMEVDSTYILELDKNCTPTGKYINVDKTPFDFRVLKCIGEDIDDKKDVQIKIGCGYDHIFMLNKGNIHLEDKKSKRAMDIITNQECVVIYSMNFTDELALYNNKIMQRRYGICFETQSPPIGHNMCFLENSILSKGSAYNQVTEYKFYTIDD encoded by the coding sequence ATGAAATATAGTAAAAAAGTTGTAGGTAAAATAAATGATAAAGATATAATAGCTCATAATGTTTTATATGAAAATGGGTTTGAGTTTGAAATATTAAATTTAGGAGGAATAATAACTAAGATTATAACTCCTGATAAAGATAACAATTTCGAAAATATTGTAGTTGGATATAACAGTATAGATAGTTATAAGCTAAACCCTTCATATATGGGGGCTATAATAGGTAGGACTTCAGGGCGAATAAGTGAAGCAATAATTAAAGTTGAAAACAAAAAGTATAACCTATTTAAAAACTATGGTGAAAACCAAGGGCATGGAGGAAAGTGTGGGTTTGATAAAAAAATTTATGAAGTAGACAGTATAAAAGAGGGAAATAGTATAACTTTAAACTTAAAAGCTTTTAGTAAAGATATGGAGGAGAACTATCCAGGAAACTTAGATATTAAGGTTAGTTTCAATATACGTGAAAATTTTAATATAAAACAAACCTATAAAGCAGATACAGATAAGACAACTTTAGTTAACATGACAAATCACACTTATTTTAATCTAAGTGGTAATTTAAAAGAACCTATAACTAAACAATATATGGAAGTAGATAGTACTTACATACTAGAACTAGATAAAAATTGTACTCCAACAGGTAAGTATATAAATGTAGATAAAACTCCTTTTGATTTTAGAGTTTTAAAGTGTATAGGTGAAGATATTGATGATAAAAAGGATGTACAGATAAAAATAGGTTGTGGTTATGACCATATATTTATGTTAAATAAAGGGAATATACACTTAGAAGATAAAAAGTCTAAAAGAGCTATGGATATAATTACAAACCAAGAGTGCGTGGTTATATATAGTATGAACTTTACTGATGAATTAGCCTTATATAATAATAAGATAATGCAAAGAAGATATGGAATATGCTTTGAAACGCAGTCTCCTCCAATAGGACATAATATGTGCTTTTTAGAAAATTCAATTTTAAGTAAAGGAAGCGCATACAATCAAGTTACAGAGTATAAATTCTACACTATTGATGATTAA
- a CDS encoding LacI family DNA-binding transcriptional regulator, protein MVTIKDIAELAGVSKTTVSKVLNNKDEKISDTTRRKILDIVKEKNYRPNKMAQSLVTKKTKTIGIIIPDIRNPFFTDIVRGAEDKAVKEGYNIILCNTDENIDKEIKAFNTLADKMVDGIIFAPSSKIDLNSNEYNLSTKPIVLVDKKLDIKNLKGIVSLDNEEGTYLEINHLVEKNHKKILYLSGPLKNEIARDRLKGYKKALKEANIEYDEKLVLQGEYSLDWGYEIIQSLKDINFTAICAANDLIAIGAIKALKERNIHIPKDISVVGFDDIQTSSIIEPQLTTINQNSYDMGYESANILIKNLEKKEINDIEKMIFKPELIIRSSTSQKL, encoded by the coding sequence ATGGTAACAATTAAGGATATAGCAGAGTTAGCAGGGGTATCAAAAACTACAGTATCAAAAGTATTAAATAATAAAGATGAAAAAATAAGTGATACTACAAGAAGAAAAATTTTAGATATAGTAAAAGAAAAAAACTATAGACCAAATAAAATGGCTCAAAGTTTAGTAACAAAAAAAACTAAAACTATAGGAATTATTATTCCAGATATAAGAAACCCATTTTTTACAGATATAGTTAGGGGTGCAGAAGATAAGGCTGTTAAAGAAGGATATAATATTATACTTTGTAATACAGATGAAAATATAGATAAAGAAATAAAAGCATTTAATACATTAGCAGATAAAATGGTAGACGGAATTATATTTGCGCCATCTTCTAAGATAGACTTAAACTCAAATGAATATAACTTATCAACAAAACCAATTGTTTTAGTAGATAAAAAATTAGATATTAAAAACTTAAAGGGTATAGTGAGTTTAGACAATGAAGAAGGAACTTATTTAGAAATAAATCACCTAGTAGAAAAAAATCATAAAAAAATACTTTATTTAAGTGGACCTTTAAAAAACGAAATAGCAAGAGATAGATTAAAAGGTTATAAAAAAGCTTTAAAAGAAGCTAACATTGAATATGATGAAAAATTAGTATTACAAGGTGAATATTCTTTAGATTGGGGATATGAAATAATCCAAAGTTTAAAAGATATAAACTTTACCGCTATATGTGCAGCTAATGATTTAATAGCAATAGGAGCTATCAAAGCTTTAAAAGAAAGAAATATACATATACCAAAAGACATAAGCGTGGTTGGATTTGATGATATTCAAACTTCAAGTATAATTGAACCGCAACTTACAACTATAAATCAGAATTCATACGATATGGGATATGAATCAGCTAATATATTAATAAAAAATTTAGAAAAAAAAGAAATTAATGATATAGAAAAAATGATTTTTAAGCCAGAACTTATAATAAGAAGTTCTACATCTCAAAAACTTTAG